One window of bacterium genomic DNA carries:
- a CDS encoding transposase, with product MRALDPEVTNAVWESVKALVPRREVDHPMGGHRPRISDRVCFEGILVRLVTGCSWVTAEHLLGGVVSDTTLRARRDEWTDAGVFDAVVSESLAGYDRIMGLDLSEVSVDGSQHKAPTGGQGTGNESPATGPNQAGNGP from the coding sequence ATGCGCGCGCTCGATCCCGAAGTCACAAACGCGGTGTGGGAATCCGTGAAGGCTCTGGTGCCCCGGCGGGAGGTGGACCATCCGATGGGTGGTCACCGTCCCCGTATTTCGGATCGGGTCTGTTTTGAGGGGATCCTGGTGCGGTTGGTGACGGGCTGTTCGTGGGTGACGGCGGAACATCTGCTGGGCGGGGTGGTGTCGGACACCACATTGCGGGCCCGCCGCGACGAGTGGACAGATGCGGGCGTGTTCGACGCTGTGGTATCCGAATCGTTGGCGGGCTATGACCGCATCATGGGGTTGGACCTTTCCGAGGTTTCGGTTGACGGCAGCCAGCACAAGGCACCCACCGGTGGGCAAGGAACCGGAAACGAATCCCCTGCGACAGGGCCAAATCAGGCTGGAAATGGTCCCTAG